Within Trichocoleus sp., the genomic segment GGTTAGAGCAAGCGAAAGCCAGCCATCTTGCTCCAATGGTAAGGTTTGCTCAGAGTTTGCAAGAAGATTATGATGCGGTCAAAGCAGGAGTGACCTTATCGACAAATAACGGCCCGGTCGAGGGACAAATCAACCGCTTAAAAATGCTCAAGCGTCAAATGTATGGACGAGCGGGTATTGATTTACTGAGTCGCCGTTTTTTGCTTGCAGGTTAAGCAATTGGGCTCTGGTTTAGAAGTGAATCTAACTGCTCTTCGACTGCCAAGATCACCAAAAGTTGGGAAGAGCCAAAACAATGACGCGATCGCCTGGTTTTAAACCTTTCACAACCTGATAGTTCTGCCCTTGAATTGCTCCGAGCGTTACGGGTATCTGGTGCGCGATCGTTTGGGTCTTGCCATTGTCTGTTTTGTCTTTAGCGGTAAATACAAAGTTTTGTCCACCGATCGTTGTGACGGCAGTGGTCGGAACCAAAATTCCCGGCTTTGTATCCCAAATTACCCTTGCTTTGACGTATTGAGCATCCCTTAAATTGCCACGGGCATTTGAGAACCGGGCTCGTGCCAGGATGGACTGAGCAGTGGGATCAGCTTTAGAAGCAACAAAATAAATTTTTCCTGAACTCAACGGTTTTTCCGTGTTGGGGTCAATCAATTGAACCAATAGCCCAGTGCTTAATTCGTTAGAACGACTGATGGGAATGGGGATTTGTAGATCAAACGCCTCATTTTGGTTAATCGTGGTGAGGGTTTGTCCGGCTGTTACATAGTCCCCTGATTTGAGCGTAATATCACCCACTGCTCCGGAGATGGGAGCAATCACTTGCTTGAAATTGAGGCTAACTTTAGCCGTTGCTGCATCGGCTTGAGCCTTGCGGATATTTGCATCTGCCTGCTCAACTGCTGCTCCAGCCGCTTTAACCTGATCACGGGCTTGCTTCACAGCATCAGTTTGCACTTTCAGTGTCGTTGTATATTGATCGGCAGTTGCCTGACCAACCGCCCCCTGGGTGACCAAATATTGATAGCGATCGCTGTTTACCTTCGCTAATTCGTATTGCGATTGCGCTGATGTGAGCTGAGATCGCGCCACCTGAAGCTGTTGATCTGCCGTATTTCTTGCCGCCACAGCTGCATTGACATTTGCCTGAGCGCTATTCACTTGGGGTGCCGTTTCATCCAGATTCAGGAGAAAAATTGGGTCGCCCTGCTGCACGCGATCGCCCGGTTTCACGAGAATGCGATCGATGCGTCCATCAATTTGCGGTTTTAGCTCAACCGTTTGTTCTGCTTCCAATGTACCAACAAAGTCAGTGCTGTCTTGCAGAGTATTGGATTGTAGCGTCTGCAATTTCACAGATGAAGGTGGAGGGCTGCTCGCTTTGGCAGAGTCACCAGACTGATTGCACCCTGTCGTTAAGGCGGATAGCAAAAGAATGGCGCTTAGCAATGAATACGGTTTCATGAACATCATGCTTGTCTCCTTTGTGTTCCATGAGGACTCCGCCAAGAACGAGTGAGTACAATCTGCAAGAAAGAAGATTTTACTGGCTCAATTACGCCAACAGCCACACCATAGAGCCTGTTTTTACATTAAGTAAATGAACGTTAGCGAAGTTAAGGGAAACTTAAGCACAAGTTTTACCTCAATATTTCTGATTAATTTCTGATTAGTTTCTGATTAATTCTTGATTAGTTTTTGATTAACTCAACAATTTACATTCATATGGTTACCATTAATTACTTACGTATAAGCAGGCAAATCATACTTAAACGCATACTTCGTACTGTATTTGCTACATTATTTACTACATTGGCACTCGCTACCATTGTTTTAGTAGGAATACAGGCGATGTTAATGTACCCACCATCAATTTCGATCTCTTCGTACAGAAATGGATCTGGCGTTACGCCATCGCTTCTACAACATCGGCTGTAGACAGAACTGCGTTCGCAAGATATCCAAAGTTGATCAGTGCTGCCTTGTAACCATCGCCCAATTCTGGATGCCGAGGGGCAGCCGTTGCATCCTTGACCACAAGCACCTCGAATCCCTGTTCGAGCAAGTCGCGCAGATGAGCTTCGACACAGAGATTTGCCAGCATTCCCAGGAGAATAACTTTGCTGATGGAACGCCTACGCAGTTGCAAAACCAGGTCGTTGTTCTGTGGCCCAAAGACTTTATGAGGACTGACCACGATCGTTTTGCCATCCTCGATGAAGGGCTTGAAGCGATCGAGCCAATCGGCACCGGAATCAGGGAAACCATCAAGGGTTAATGTGCCGCTGCGGAAAAACTCTTTGGACTCCAGCACCATTTGCTCCAGAGTTCCGGCAAATTTCCAGCCATAGTCGGTGGGGTAGTAATAGTGGGGAGAGATGAAAACCTCAAAGGCATTCTGCTTCGCGGCTTTGAAGATGCGCTCGATATTCTCAACGGTCTTATTTTCCTTGACACTGTCACCTACCAAATTCCATGCGCCTCCCTTTTCACTCAAGACATCATTTTGTGGATCGATGACTACAACTGCAGTGTCATTTTGGTTAATATTCACGTTTCTCCTTACCTGTTGATGGTTATCGGTTCTTCTCGTTAAACACCACTTGCAATGGCATAAACCAAGCCAATACAGGTGTGATAATGCTGACAATCCGATCGCGGTTAGGCACTTTAAATCTGTGTCATTCCGCCATCCACAAACATCTCAATGCCATTCACGAAGCTGCTGTCATCTGAAGCAAGAAAGACAACGGCTTTGGCAATCTCATCGGGCGTGCCCACTCTTCCCAATGGGATGGTGCTGGCTTGGCTGTCCACGAATTCCTGCACCTGCTCATCACTCAGACCCAAGAGATTGTAACCGGGAGTGGGCACAACACCAGGGCTAATCACGTTAACTCGAATCTTGCGTTCTTTGAGATCGAGTATCCAACTACGGGCAAACGATCGCACAGCAGCTTTGGTTGCACTATAAACGCTGAAAGCTGGGGTGCCCTTGATCGATGTAGTGGAAGCATTCAGGACAATTGAAGCGCCCTCTGGCAGCAGCGGTAATGCCTTCTGCACCGTGAATAGTAGACCTTTAACGTTCGTGTTGAAGGTTTTGTCAAACTGTTCTTCGGTGATTGATCCCAGGGGGGCGAGTTCTCCACTGCCAGCATTCGCGAAGATGATATCGAGGTGACCCTGCTCTTGCTTAATTGTGGCGAACAAGTGATCAAGGTCTGCCATCTTAGAGGCATCGCTCTGAACACCTGTGACGTTTTTTTCGATCGCGTTCACGGCAGCATCCAATTCAGCTTGGCGACGACCTGTGATAAAGACATAGGCACCTTCCGCGACAAAGCGCTTAGCCGTGGCAAGACCAATACCGCTGGTGCCACCCGTGACAAGCGCAATTTTGCCTTCTAGTTTTCTCATACTGACTCCTGTAGTTGTTGAGGTTGAAAAATTTGCCAGACTACCGAATAAACCGGACAAAACTAACTTGCCGATCGCTCGTCCGGATTTCAGATGAGCATGGGCTTTGGCAAAATTTCGGGGGTTAAGGCGGCGATCGAAGGCATTGTCAAACTCATCCGCTGTGAGGTCGAATACACTAGGCAAAACCTCCGGCGATAGGCAGTGTTGCTCCGGTGATCCAGGCTGAATCGGAAGACGCGAAGAAAACAGCTGCAGGGGCAATATCTTGGGGTTGTCCAATCCGACCCAACGGAATTTGCCCTTCAACCTGTTTTTGGAAATCGCCCCCAACTGCACCAGCCGTGTGAGTGCCTTCTGTTTCTATGAAGCCAGGATTGATGGCATTGACGCGAATGTTGCGTGAACCTAGCTCTTTAGAAAGCGACTTTGTAATAGCATCAACTGCTGCTTTGGTTGCACTATAAACCGAGTTGTTCGGCAGCGGAATGGTGCTGACAAGCGAACTAATATTTACGATGTTACCGCCCGTCGGATTGAAGTGCTTGACTGCCTGTTGAGTAGTCAGAATTATCCCCAGTACGTTCAAATCGAAATGCTTGTAGAAGTTTTCTTCGGTAATGTCTTCGAGTGAGATACCTTCATAAATTCCGGCATTGTTAACCAGGATGTCGAGCTGACCAAATACTTGTTGTGTTTTAGCAAAAAGCTGTTCGACCTCTGCCTTCCTAGACACATCTGCCTGGACTGCGATCGCCTTACCGCCTGCGCTCGTAATGTCATCCACCACGCGATCGGCTCCTTCTTTACTGGAGGCATAGTTGACGACCACTGCTGCACCCTCAACAGCCAATTGTTTGGCGATTTCGGCACCAATTCCTTTGGATGCACCTGTTACGACTGCAATTTTCCCGTCTAGTTTTTTCATGATGGCTTCTGCAATTATCGCCTGATCTATAAATTGGTGGACTCAGCTAACGTCCGCCATTTTGCCGTCTCTTGCTCGACGTAAGCGTGCTTTTTGGCGATCGCTTGAAGCGTATCTGTGCCCAACGGTAGCCGCAGGGGTGGATTGGCTGTGTTGACAATCTCAAGGATGGCTTGGGCGAGCTTAGTGGGATCTCCTGGCTGTTGATGATTACGTCCAGCCGCGATATTGCGGGTTTTACCAACCGTTTCGGCATAATCAGGAATTTGCGTTGCACTCTGACGTAGCGAACTGTGATCAAGGAAGTTGGTGCGGAAGTATCCTGGCTCAATCACCGTCGCGTGAATTCCCAATGGGGCTAACTCACTATGCAGGGCTTCGGTAATACCTTCGACGGCAAACTTGGTCGAGCTATAGATCCCCCAGCCTGGAGAGGACTGGTAGCCCCCAATCGACGAGATATTAATAATGTGTCCAGAGTGATGCTGACGCATACTGGGTAGCACCGCACGGATGACATTCAACAGTCCGAAGACATTGGTTCGATAAACACTCTCAACTTCTTCGGCACTGCATTCTTCGATCGCTCCTAGCAGACCGAATCCAGCATTGTTAATCAACACATCGATTTGTCCAAATTTTTCTAAACTTGTTGCGATCGCTGTTTTCACCTGAGCTTCGTCGGTAACATCCATGCTGAGTAGCA encodes:
- a CDS encoding glucose 1-dehydrogenase; its protein translation is MKKLDGKIAVVTGASKGIGAEIAKQLAVEGAAVVVNYASSKEGADRVVDDITSAGGKAIAVQADVSRKAEVEQLFAKTQQVFGQLDILVNNAGIYEGISLEDITEENFYKHFDLNVLGIILTTQQAVKHFNPTGGNIVNISSLVSTIPLPNNSVYSATKAAVDAITKSLSKELGSRNIRVNAINPGFIETEGTHTAGAVGGDFQKQVEGQIPLGRIGQPQDIAPAAVFFASSDSAWITGATLPIAGGFA
- a CDS encoding SDR family oxidoreductase, which translates into the protein MPSVFDLTADEFDNAFDRRLNPRNFAKAHAHLKSGRAIGKLVLSGLFGSLANFSTSTTTGVSMRKLEGKIALVTGGTSGIGLATAKRFVAEGAYVFITGRRQAELDAAVNAIEKNVTGVQSDASKMADLDHLFATIKQEQGHLDIIFANAGSGELAPLGSITEEQFDKTFNTNVKGLLFTVQKALPLLPEGASIVLNASTTSIKGTPAFSVYSATKAAVRSFARSWILDLKERKIRVNVISPGVVPTPGYNLLGLSDEQVQEFVDSQASTIPLGRVGTPDEIAKAVVFLASDDSSFVNGIEMFVDGGMTQI
- a CDS encoding cysteine hydrolase, with amino-acid sequence MNINQNDTAVVVIDPQNDVLSEKGGAWNLVGDSVKENKTVENIERIFKAAKQNAFEVFISPHYYYPTDYGWKFAGTLEQMVLESKEFFRSGTLTLDGFPDSGADWLDRFKPFIEDGKTIVVSPHKVFGPQNNDLVLQLRRRSISKVILLGMLANLCVEAHLRDLLEQGFEVLVVKDATAAPRHPELGDGYKAALINFGYLANAVLSTADVVEAMA
- a CDS encoding transposase encodes the protein LEQAKASHLAPMVRFAQSLQEDYDAVKAGVTLSTNNGPVEGQINRLKMLKRQMYGRAGIDLLSRRFLLAG
- a CDS encoding efflux RND transporter periplasmic adaptor subunit, giving the protein MKPYSLLSAILLLSALTTGCNQSGDSAKASSPPPSSVKLQTLQSNTLQDSTDFVGTLEAEQTVELKPQIDGRIDRILVKPGDRVQQGDPIFLLNLDETAPQVNSAQANVNAAVAARNTADQQLQVARSQLTSAQSQYELAKVNSDRYQYLVTQGAVGQATADQYTTTLKVQTDAVKQARDQVKAAGAAVEQADANIRKAQADAATAKVSLNFKQVIAPISGAVGDITLKSGDYVTAGQTLTTINQNEAFDLQIPIPISRSNELSTGLLVQLIDPNTEKPLSSGKIYFVASKADPTAQSILARARFSNARGNLRDAQYVKARVIWDTKPGILVPTTAVTTIGGQNFVFTAKDKTDNGKTQTIAHQIPVTLGAIQGQNYQVVKGLKPGDRVIVLALPNFW
- a CDS encoding oxidoreductase, with the translated sequence MTQRTWLVTGASRGFGAEIAKAVLAAGDRLIATARKQADMQQLATHKDVLLLSMDVTDEAQVKTAIATSLEKFGQIDVLINNAGFGLLGAIEECSAEEVESVYRTNVFGLLNVIRAVLPSMRQHHSGHIINISSIGGYQSSPGWGIYSSTKFAVEGITEALHSELAPLGIHATVIEPGYFRTNFLDHSSLRQSATQIPDYAETVGKTRNIAAGRNHQQPGDPTKLAQAILEIVNTANPPLRLPLGTDTLQAIAKKHAYVEQETAKWRTLAESTNL